A stretch of Phragmites australis chromosome 12, lpPhrAust1.1, whole genome shotgun sequence DNA encodes these proteins:
- the LOC133887264 gene encoding CASP-like protein 1U3, with translation MCNEEKKESSMGANAVSIAAGIAGMGLAVASAALMATASQCTVYAAYGARPRTVTYSDYPAFVYLVVANAIAAFLEAIAVFLSVWKKGKDKRARVLMPLLGAAVPALLYSATGAGFAAGNYMSYCSAYGKCISVCSGAGGSNFCSQVHLSVYLSLAAAVAVSIAEVVRSVPLSMSLGGGSDSDSSSSSDSGHCGHGCHSKH, from the exons ATGTGTAACGAGGAGAAGAAGGAGTCGTCCATGGGCGCGAATGCCGTCAGCATCGCCGCCGGCATCGCCGGCatggggctggcggtggcgtcGGCGGCGCTCATGGCCACGGCGAGCCAGTGCACCGTCTACGCCGCCTACGGCGCGCGCCCGCGCACCGTCACGTACAGCGACTACCCCGCCTTCGT CTACCTGGTGGTGGCGAACGCCATTGCGGCGTTCCTGGAGGCGATCGCCGTGTTCCTGAGCGTGTGGAAGAAGGGCAAGGACAAGAGGGCGCGGGTGCTCATGCCGCTGCTCGGCGCCGCCGTGCCGGCGCTGCTCTACTCGGCGACCGGCGCGGGGTTCGCTGCCGGCAACTACATGTCCTACTGCTCGGCCTACGGCAAGTGCATCAGCGTCtgctccggcgccggcggcagcaACTTCTGCAGCCAGGTGCACCTGTCCGTCTACCTCTCGCTGGCCGCGGCCGTCGCCGTGTCCATCGCCGAGGTGGTCAGGAGCGTGCCGCTGTCGATGTCCCTCGGCGGCGGGTCGGACTCGGACTCGAGCTCCAGCTCGGACTCCGGCCATTGTGGCCATGGATGCCATAGCAAGCATTag
- the LOC133887070 gene encoding noroxomaritidine/norcraugsodine reductase-like: protein MVGAGRSREERWSLTGATALVTGGSKGIGHAIVEELAGFGARVHTCARNAAELEACRRRWAEKGLQVTVSVCDVSLRADREDLMATVKATFGGRLDILVNNAGQSLFKAAADCTGEDYARLMATNLESCFHLSQLAHPLLLASGGGGSVVHVSSIAGFIGLPALAVYSMSKGAMNQLTRSLAAEWARDGIRVNCVAPGGIKTDISNDKTIDPELVKNEMARLPMGRIGEPEEVASMVAFLCMPAASYMTGQVICVDGGRTIT from the exons ATGGTGGGTGCAGGCAGGAGCAGGGAGGAGCGGTGGAGCCTCACCGGCGCCACGGCGCTCGTCACCGGCGGCAGCAAAGGCATCGG GCACGCGATCGTGGAGGAGCTGGCGGGGTTCGGCGCGCGAGTGCACACGTGCGCCCGCAACGCGGCGGAGCTGGAGGCGTGCCGTCGGCGGTGGGCGGAGAAGGGGCTGCAGGTCACCGTCTCCGTCTGCGACGTCTCCCTGCGCGCCGATCGCGAGGACCTCATGGCCACGGTCAAGGCCACCTTCGGCGGCAGACTCGACATCCTCGTAAACAACGCGGGGCAGTCGCTGTTCAAGGCGGCGGCGGATTGCACAGGCGAGGACTACGCGCGGCTGATGGCGACCAACCTGGAGTCGTGCTTCCACCTCAGCCAGCTCGCGCACCCGCTCCTCCTCGccagcggcggaggcggcagcgTGGTCCACGTCTCCTCCATCGCCGGCTTCATCGGGCTCCCGGCGCTCGCCGTGTACTCCATGTCCAAAGGCGCTATGAACCAGCTCACTAGGAGCCTCGCCGCCGAGTGGGCCCGCGACGGCATCCGCGTCAACTGCGTCGCGCCGGGGGGCATCAAGACTGACATTAGCAACGAC AAGACGATAGACCCGGAGCTGGTGAAGAACGAGATGGCGCGGCTGCCGATGGGGAGGATCGGCGAGCCGGAGGAGGTGGCGTCCATGGTGGCCTTCCTCTGCATGCCGGCGGCGTCCTACATGACCGGCCAGGTCATCTGTGTCGACGGCGGCCGCACCATAACTTAG